The Lolium rigidum isolate FL_2022 chromosome 1, APGP_CSIRO_Lrig_0.1, whole genome shotgun sequence region GCAGCCGCTAGGTAAGCTCAGGTTACCTGGATTATCGATCAAAGGTGCCTTCCACTTGCCTTTGAAGTTCGGGTTCTTAATTTTCTGAATGCGGAGGTCTCATGTCAGATTTATTTATGCACATTGCTGCTTCTCTAGAACAGCTGAATATCTAGTCCTACTGTCATAGTTATACCTTTTGCGTCCATGGTCCCTTATACTCAGGGTTTGGAATGGTTGGGGCTGTCCATTCACCATCTTCCTCCTCATCCCAGTCCTCAGGCTGCCATAGGCATTAATCAACGTGAGAAATTTAACAGCTGGAGGCAACAGAACAGAGAGTAATACGGTTCAGAGAATGGAGAAATAGGCACACCTTGGTCGCATCAGGATCAGTTACTTCCTTCGGAATGTCATCATAACCCTGCAAAGAACAGTCAAGAGTAAGACAAGAAACAAGTTTAAATACCTACTGTTGTTAACGTAGTATTAGCCATATTGCATTTGGAGTTTAGCCAATTACTGTGCCATTTGTCAGAGATCGATACCCATACTACGACAACAACATCGTCATATAAGTTGTGTACCAACGGAAAATAAATCTACCTCTGGCTTCTTGTCCTCAGGATCAGGAATGTATTCGTTGTCCTCCCAGTCTTCCCGCTGCAACCATCAGCACACACCAATTAATTACTTCTGTAACAAAAACAGAGCAACCATGGCTGCTCAGTCAGAGCAGCAATGTCTGAAACCTCACCTTCTTAGCCTCAGGGTCCCTAATCTTCTTGGCAGGGAGAATGTCCCAGTCATCATAGACGCTGCCAGTTTGCTTCTCTACGTTGTCGATGAGAATGCTGTATGTGGCATCGGGGCGGAGGACGAAGGTGTACACGTGCGTCAGCTGGTCCGTCTCGTAGGGCACCTCCTTCTTGATCAGATTGTTCTTGCCGTACTTGGTGAGGATGGCGTGCACCCTCTTGGTGGTGTACCCGCAGATATCCGGCCCAAACATGATGCTGCAATTGTCGATAAGGTATTGATGATCAACCGACCGACCGATCCAAGATGGGTGGGTTATACACGAACGAGAAACTGTGACAAGGATGAATCTGTAGGGGGTCTCGCCACCGAACTTCTTCTGGTCGACGTCGCCGCCGAGCAGCTTGACGTAGCCGCCACCACAGTCGAGCTTCTGCTCGTGCTTGACGGAGAACTGCAGCACCAGGGTCTTGTCCTTGTTGCTGAACTCCGGGTATTGTGCCGAGATGGCGTAGAACCTGTAGTCCTCCGAGGTCTGGATGCCTGCACAGCGTAGCAGAAACAGAGTAGCCATCAGGATAGGCCGGACAGAAGAGAGCATAACAAATTCGGCAACACTAACAAAAACAGAAATATTATGATCGTTTACCTTTGTCTTGCGCATCTCCGCTCCAGTTGCCGGAGGTGTGGCTCCACTCGCCGGCCGTGCCGTCCTCCTTCTTCCACTCGGATTTTACCCAGCGATCTTCCCACCCATCTGCTTGTCACGCACAATTCGCGGGGTTCAGACAATGGCAGGAAAATTAAAAACAGAAGAAGGGGACAAGGAATGGAGAATCAAAACAATTGCACCCAAAGTGATCAAACAGACATTACTTACTATAAAATGATTAATTATTATTACCCCTTTCTGAAATATAAAGCTTTTTAGAAAGCTAATTTATTTTTTATAAAATGCTTATTTTTGTGGAGCCGAGGTAGTATCTCTGCGATATATGATGAATTATTATGTTATGAAAAAGAGCAGAATTAAGGCTATTTCCTTATATAGTTATATCCCAACACAGGAAATCAATCTAAGATTTGGGATGTAACACCCAGAAAGATATAAGTACCTTTTGCACATAGAAATTACAATGTCAAGTAACGTTATGGTGCATGGTAATCATGTACTATGAAAACCTAGACCCAATGAGGAAATAGACCGTACTCTATTCCCTCATACCAAAGTGCTTACACAAAGTAGAAGAATAGGACTGATGACATGCGTAATTTGGAGGCTGAATTTTAACCGATAAGTTTCTGTGAATCATGGCACTCAATATCTAATTAAGATAATACGAACAAAGGCTTACCACAACATACATTTTTTCCATGGAAATGAGACCAAAATAAGCGATTCAAGCACATAATATCTGCATAACCGCTCCATCTCTAATGCATGAACTGCCAGTGCTGCAGCCATCTTCACAGAGCAGTTTTGCCCTTGGGCATTTACTCAAACACCTTTTGTGCACACCTCCAACATCAAAATAGGTGAGTAAATAAGGAGATGTTGATGGAAGGGGATTTGAAGGCAAGCTAAGAATGGCGATGCACCTGGGGATTGTgcgaggacggcgacgaaatCCTCCCCGGCACGCTACTTGGACACACTCGTACAGCGAATCCATGGCAGCCTCTCGCCATGTTCGTCATCTTCCTCGCGTGGTCCTCCAGGTCGAGCTTCACCTCCACAGCCATGGCGTCGAGCTCCACCTCCTCAGCCATGGAGCCCTCCCTTCATCTCTCGCTGGCTTCGCTGCTCCATCCAAGAATGTGACCAGCAAATGGGGTGGTGGAGAAGGGACGGGATCTGATGGGatttgggagagggggcttggggaTTAGGTGAGAGGAGCAGCGACGGGCACGGAACGCGGCGGAGGACGGTGGATCTGTAGCGgagcgacgaggcagaggagatgAAGATGAGAGGACGCGAGGATGAAGTGGAAGAGATGAGGAGAAAGTGAGGACCATGGCCTCTCTGAGGCGACGGCGCGCGTGGGTAGGagcaggcggccgaggggccttgCCGACACCGCGCTGTAGAGAGCGCGTACGGCGTCGCCTCCCATCCGCCACGCGCGTACGGCGGTGGAGGAGAAGGACGAAATGAGGATgcgaaatggcaaaaatgcccctgacGGACAAGCAAAACCACAAACCCAGCCACCGCGCGTTACTGTTTGGCTGTACACCCACAGAACCTCACGTACACTCGGTCGCTGACGTTCGGGGCCCGCGGAAAGTAGGCCCACAAATCAGTGGCTGGGCGGGTGTACCACACACGGTGAAAAGGGAGGCTTCGCATGCTGGTCGTCTCACCCTCTAGTCGTGCTTGACCGAACCAACACTTACACCATGCGAATGACGAGTGGACCCGGACAAACATGGGTCCCGAGCGCAGCTGCAGGCGGGTAGACCATGGCTGTTGCATGGCTTGATCAAGGGAGTGCTGCTGTCCAGAATGGATGGCCAAGATCCCCTGTCTAAGAGCTGTTGGCAAGATCCAATGGCTCAGAATCGAGGatcgctgtgaagccccctatggggggcatcgtttatacctttagatactcgctcatgaggctcaataatacatccaacatattccgcatatctctctccctctctatccttctacatggtatcagagcggcacgctccttgacctagccgccgcccaagcttccgcgccgcgccgcccccggggaggtcgagcTCCATGATCTACCCCGGGGGCTGCGCaatccgtatgagggttcgtccgccgatctgttgatccgctgccctcgagtcttttttttttccaatccgtagattggttttctttttgctccgccggtcgctcgaccggcgtttctttttggttttgccgatcatcgatcggattgagtcgcccaccgccatcgtcatcacgcgcctctactccaacctcggcaTCGACTGcaccggccatcttcatcaaccgcgtggcacggccgcacgcgtcacacacgggacgcctacgtgcgacgcagcgagctgtctcgcccgcgcggtctccatcgctggtccgtcttcgccgtcatcgcccgggacatcaccgacaacgtcgccaacgactcaaatctgcggcacgtcgtccacgccatggcgcgtacaacgccgccgtcggtctgatcaaccgaccgcgcgcacgtctccgccaagcacgtccccgagcatgcgcctaccaccgatcgagctacgggcccaccgctgcgtcgccccttcgggccgtagcgccgccgcctttggtccacgctaccGGCCTCTGACGCGCCTTCCAAGGCGTGTATGTCACTGGTGGTATCCCGCCGCTGCATCAACTCGTGCCCtccagctacgccggcccctcgggccgAGACGTCGCCCCATGCAGTctacttcgccgtcccccgcgcgtcgatgtccgaggccaccacagcgccgccccttcggcgcgggtcacctccatccgcgcatggtcttcgtcatgccgctgggtcttcctcgtctacttcgtgtaccgccgccgcgcccccaccccaggtcaccgctgggctcgccaacctcttcaggtcgcgctgggctcgccgactaccgcaacgcccgtctaggcgtccagcatgactgtcggggggaagaccccgggtagggcaatggacgcggagNNNNNNNNNNNNNNNNNNNNNNNNNNNNNNNNNNNNNNNNNNNNNNNNNNNNNNNNNNNNNNNNNNNNNNNNNNNNNNNNNNNNNNNNNNNNNNNNNNNNGAGGTTTCGAAGAGCATGAGGAGGCGGAGCAGATCCGgcctgcggcggcgccggagagggCCGGAGGCGGCCAGGGGAGAGCGGCGGTGCGACCAGGCCATGGAGAGCTTGGGGAGTGTATGCGTGCGTGAGAGAACGAGAGGATGAGAGGACGACAAGAGCGTGAGGGAGAGGGGTTGGGTCGGGTCGAGTTTGACTCGAGCCCAACCGACCGAGCGGGCCATTTGGGCCAGACCAACTTGGCCCGGTTGGACCAATTGAGCTCTAGCCATTTGGCTATTTTTTTTAGCACAATTCTTTAAATAAATAGAGTGATACAAAAAGCCAAATAAAAATAACTTCTGAACAAGAGGAAAattataaacaaaacaaaaacagcaACAAATACTTTAAAATTAAAATAACAATAATATGAATGTTCCTCTAGATTTCAGAAGaccaattttaaatcttaaattgTTAAGATTAAATACTAAAAATATAActttcttgtttctatttttttccatcaagaaaatagtaaatatcACTTTGTATTAAAATATCATATAATacaaattttctttatttgctaacCTAATAAACCCTTGCTATtggaatttaaaccctgattaataattaacttaattattaattctttaaaaataataaaatgcaaaacccaatattgtttttatttcaaaattattcacaacttcaactttataatgaagttattaacctaagaactatatggtaattaggaaaccctaattccttataGAATGAAATTACaaacttatcatttcatgtgaaaccctaaaaccctaatctaatTAGGAACTCTAGTTCCATTAAtcaatatgaaccctaatttgcttataacctaaaccctaggatatacatgtgatcatgatattttattCATAGGTTCATAATGAGCAACTAAATGCTTACCAAATTCACAtagaatatgggaaccctatcactactaaattagcatcccatgtgttcatcttaatcaaacctagatgatcaaataggatcaaccctagtccttatcaccaaggatctcatccttaacaccattatgatgaaccctAGAAGCGACTATGTCTAATATTTTGCATTAcacactccactaaaccctaatagtgttagatatttatgaaccatcctatttagaaatCCATTGTTCCTTacctagtggatccaatagcaaaccatagacaacctcaaccttaattgaaacacttcttattacttaagaagtatgttcttcgaaagttattcttttgaagaagataaggaatcatcatcaaccctgcttataaggacctataaaccctaattagctatctatcaccaataagatataaCCAACCTTGATAACACCTATTTATAATTAGTTGCTTAAGATGATTAAAATTAACTCAACTCTACAAGCCCTAGCTATTGATGAGTCCAACAATGTTGAGATCCATTTAATCTTTACTCCgaaaaccaattggaaccataggaaaccatagaaccccacgaccctaattatcatacttgttctttattaaagaacatgttcttcaaaagttattcttttgaagtatatgataatcaatcattaaccatgccatagagtactaaaaccaaccactattcattacatgttaggattataccaaatgttaatgttgtgtgctattaatgctattattatgatatattgcagcacatgtttaggataccaagtaatcacacctgaataagaaccttgtttgtgaatcactctaaaagtgtaacacactctgaactaatcattacaactcactaatcctaaatcatcggggttaggtcacgcttagagcgattgcatctcatacttatgcattattgcatccttgccaatcttctaaacatcgtccttaccggacgatgatgctatttcagaatttggagttattgcgtatcgaagaccctgtctgcataatcttgcagccaagaaaggcaagttcatcacttgctcatgtcatttgagtatttttagcaaattacttgcaaagtattatggttatcactattgcacaaaaatcaaaaccactactttcataactatgaatatgactatgtggtgggcaatggaaccatggattgtgttgatatggtggaggttccattgcacgggtttatatccatctaggattaaacaacaaatgtcgccagtgattcttgtgccgtaatacccgtgttaaccataagatccggagtgggacggagtagtcaaaagtgtttccacctctcgttcatcaacggatgcgctttaccgtagacacttgtatctgtcggcggcaagcggtaggctggggaagccttaagtccccacggcatagtccgtagacacttgtcgttcgaagaacaagcggtaggttggggaagccttaagtccccacggtattgcggtctatgatgggttgcagccaccggcgtaggagtgtatggtagagcccagcactgttgtcgtggtcggggtccaccccgaaattacgggaataatgggaccgacgtggacccagggtcggcgcatgcaacaaagggtgggtgttcgaggtagcggaggaacatgattggctagaccttataccgggcctcacaccaaaggaagtgtggacgagctcgcggctcggttggcaccaaggttaagatcttttatgggtaaagcaacacacctctgcagagtgtaaagaaccgtgacctgtcactccctgttccgggatatggaactgcgaacgcggccggaaaggagctccatgaagttctagtaaaccggtgaaggctgacggacatagttcttcgaataaaagcaaccttttgaagaaatggttatgaaaacttgcattggtattagactttctggtctaatactgtagctagtgcattaaacacctctttcctataatgaacttgttgagtacgctcgtactcatcccacccttaaatcctcgcttagatatggaggcatcgaaggaggatctacagtgcaactcgaagaccgaggagtcagcaactacttcaa contains the following coding sequences:
- the LOC124660895 gene encoding calreticulin-like — translated: MAEEVELDAMAVEVKLDLEDHARKMTNMARGCHGFAVRVCPNGWEDRWVKSEWKKEDGTAGEWSHTSGNWSGDAQDKGIQTSEDYRFYAISAQYPEFSNKDKTLVLQFSVKHEQKLDCGGGYVKLLGGDVDQKKFGGETPYSIMFGPDICGYTTKRVHAILTKYGKNNLIKKEVPYETDQLTHVYTFVLRPDATYSILIDNVEKQTGSVYDDWDILPAKKIRDPEAKKREDWEDNEYIPDPEDKKPEGYDDIPKEVTDPDATKPEDWDEEEDGEWTAPTIPNPEYKGPWTQKKIKNPNFKGKWKAPLIDNPEFKDDPYIYSFDSLKHIGIELW